A stretch of Candidatus Brocadiaceae bacterium DNA encodes these proteins:
- a CDS encoding antitoxin family protein has protein sequence MSKVIDAIFENGVFKPLQHVEVKEHEKVAIKIISLNDWQDRFNRIIGKIQKKSAQYTPEEIESDISRCIKETRIEKRGR, from the coding sequence ATGTCTAAAGTAATAGATGCTATCTTTGAAAATGGTGTTTTTAAACCTTTGCAGCATGTTGAAGTAAAAGAACATGAAAAGGTTGCAATAAAGATAATCTCTCTCAATGACTGGCAGGACCGTTTTAACCGCATTATTGGAAAAATACAGAAAAAATCCGCGCAATATACACCGGAAGAAATAGAATCCGATATTTCCCGTTGCATAAAAGAAACTAGAATAGAAAAACGTGGACGTTAA